A genomic segment from Nocardiopsis sp. Huas11 encodes:
- a CDS encoding dicarboxylate/amino acid:cation symporter translates to MSAQTTVKRKRPRFPFSAQVLAGLVLGLLLGVVALQIGPVGDGEPNWLAVTLETVGSTFVALLRTIVPPLIVLAVISSIANLRNVANAARLAWKTLLWFAVTALIAVGIGITLGLVFRPGLNSGVDASTAAEPSTTGSWLAFIESIVPANFLGLAADTSAADDGSLTTSLSFNVLQLIVIAVVLGIAAVKVGKAAEPFINFTASALEVVLKALWWVIRLAPIGTVGLLGNAVYSYGWTTIGALGQFSVTIYVGLALVVFVVYPLLAFVNGLSPIKYLTGVWPAAQLGFVSRSSLGTLPVTQRVAEQNFGVPRHYSAFAVPFGATTKMDGCAAIYPAISAIFVAQFFGVDLAITDYLLIVFVSVIGSAATAGTTGATVMLTLTLSTVGLPLEGVGLLLAVDPILDMGRTATNVAGQAFIPAIVAKREGILDVARYHAPRGVTGFVPLDEETEAADVEAAEAADEDSGSTASDVKEKAGSGTT, encoded by the coding sequence GTGTCCGCGCAGACCACCGTCAAGCGCAAGCGTCCACGCTTCCCGTTCTCCGCCCAGGTCCTCGCCGGCCTGGTCCTCGGTCTTCTCCTGGGCGTCGTCGCCCTCCAGATCGGCCCCGTCGGCGACGGTGAGCCCAACTGGTTGGCCGTCACCCTGGAGACCGTCGGCTCGACCTTCGTCGCCCTGCTGCGCACGATCGTGCCGCCGCTGATCGTCCTCGCCGTCATCTCCTCCATCGCCAACCTGCGCAACGTCGCCAACGCCGCCCGGCTGGCCTGGAAGACGCTGCTCTGGTTCGCCGTCACCGCGCTGATCGCGGTCGGCATCGGCATCACCCTCGGCCTGGTCTTCCGTCCGGGCCTCAACAGCGGGGTGGACGCCTCCACCGCCGCCGAGCCCAGCACCACCGGGTCCTGGCTGGCGTTCATCGAGAGCATCGTCCCGGCCAACTTCCTCGGTCTGGCCGCCGACACCTCGGCCGCCGACGACGGCTCGCTGACGACCTCGCTGTCGTTCAACGTGCTCCAGCTCATCGTGATCGCCGTGGTCCTGGGCATCGCCGCGGTGAAGGTCGGCAAGGCCGCCGAGCCGTTCATCAACTTCACCGCCTCGGCCCTGGAGGTCGTGCTCAAGGCCCTGTGGTGGGTCATCCGCCTCGCGCCGATCGGCACCGTCGGCCTGCTGGGCAACGCGGTCTACAGCTACGGCTGGACCACCATCGGCGCGCTCGGGCAGTTCTCCGTCACCATCTACGTCGGCCTGGCCCTCGTGGTGTTCGTCGTCTACCCGCTGCTCGCCTTCGTCAACGGGCTCTCTCCGATCAAGTACCTGACGGGTGTGTGGCCCGCCGCCCAGCTCGGCTTCGTCTCGCGCTCCTCGCTCGGCACCCTGCCCGTGACCCAGCGCGTCGCCGAGCAGAACTTCGGCGTGCCGCGCCACTACTCCGCGTTCGCGGTGCCCTTCGGCGCGACCACCAAGATGGACGGCTGCGCCGCGATCTACCCGGCGATCTCGGCGATCTTCGTCGCCCAGTTCTTCGGCGTCGACCTGGCGATCACCGACTACCTGCTGATCGTGTTCGTCTCGGTCATCGGCTCGGCCGCCACCGCCGGCACCACCGGCGCGACCGTCATGCTGACCCTGACCCTGTCCACCGTGGGCCTGCCCCTGGAGGGCGTCGGCCTGCTGCTGGCCGTCGACCCGATCCTGGACATGGGCCGCACCGCCACCAACGTGGCCGGCCAGGCGTTCATCCCGGCGATCGTCGCCAAGCGCGAGGGCATCCTGGACGTCGCCCGCTACCACGCTCCCCGCGGCGTGACCGGCTTCGTGCCGCTCGACGAGGAGACGGAGGCCGCCGACGTCGAGGCCGCGGAGGCCGCCGACGAGGACTCCGGCTCCACCGCGTCGGACGTGAAGGAGAAGGCCGGGTCCGGCACCACCTGA
- a CDS encoding chemotaxis protein CheA translates to MLTAGLAAAVMTASAVPAAADAQAEAPEAQDIVAELENDGVFIDPTIADEIPAADESALESAADGSDVPVYYVILPSGTVGSEAGLETYLEPVMGEVGDGVYGVLAGSDAFRVLSPNVEDTEAIREAALAAGENNQITTLAAVPEAIETVEDDAAASATSGVVLLVILVLLVAGGGWFVYNQRKKRAAEKAKQLAEIKQMATEDVVRLGEDVARLEIDLSAVDDDTRTDYSRAMDSYDQAKSLLDTLQEPEQVRAVTGALEDGRYYMTATRARLNGHEVPARRGPCFFNPQHGPSTTDVDWAPPGGSARSVTACDACAQAVRTGGQPDVRLVEVNGERRPYYDAGPAYQPYAGGYFGMDMMMGMFTGMMMGSMMGSMLGGGMMGGDMGGDMGGDFGGDFGGGGDFGGFDF, encoded by the coding sequence GTGCTGACCGCCGGACTCGCGGCGGCGGTGATGACCGCCTCGGCGGTGCCCGCCGCGGCTGACGCCCAGGCCGAGGCACCCGAAGCCCAGGACATCGTCGCCGAGCTGGAGAACGATGGTGTCTTCATCGACCCCACCATCGCCGACGAGATCCCGGCCGCCGACGAGAGCGCGCTGGAGTCCGCCGCCGACGGCTCCGACGTCCCCGTCTACTACGTGATCCTGCCCTCCGGAACGGTCGGCTCCGAAGCCGGTCTGGAGACCTATCTCGAACCCGTCATGGGCGAGGTCGGCGACGGCGTCTACGGCGTCCTCGCCGGCAGCGACGCCTTCCGTGTCCTGTCGCCCAACGTCGAGGACACCGAGGCGATCCGCGAGGCCGCGCTCGCCGCGGGCGAGAACAACCAGATCACGACCCTCGCGGCCGTGCCCGAGGCGATCGAGACCGTCGAGGACGACGCCGCCGCGAGCGCCACCTCGGGCGTGGTCCTGCTCGTCATCCTCGTGCTGCTCGTCGCGGGCGGCGGCTGGTTCGTCTACAACCAGCGCAAGAAGCGGGCGGCGGAGAAGGCCAAACAGCTCGCCGAGATCAAGCAGATGGCCACCGAGGACGTCGTCCGGCTGGGCGAGGACGTCGCGCGGCTGGAGATCGACCTCTCCGCGGTCGACGACGACACCCGCACCGACTACTCCCGGGCCATGGACTCCTACGACCAGGCCAAGTCGCTGCTCGACACCCTCCAGGAACCCGAGCAGGTGCGCGCGGTCACCGGTGCGCTGGAGGACGGCCGCTACTACATGACGGCCACCCGGGCACGGTTGAACGGCCATGAGGTGCCCGCGCGGCGGGGCCCCTGCTTCTTCAACCCGCAGCACGGCCCGTCCACCACGGACGTCGACTGGGCTCCGCCCGGCGGCTCCGCCAGGTCGGTCACGGCGTGCGACGCCTGCGCCCAGGCCGTGCGCACGGGCGGACAGCCCGACGTGCGCCTGGTCGAGGTCAACGGCGAGCGCCGGCCCTACTACGACGCGGGCCCGGCCTACCAGCCCTACGCCGGCGGCTACTTCGGGATGGACATGATGATGGGCATGTTCACCGGCATGATGATGGGCTCCATGATGGGCTCGATGCTCGGCGGCGGCATGATGGGCGGCGACATGGGCGGAGACATGGGCGGCGACTTCGGCGGTGACTTCGGCGGAGGCGGCGACTTCGGCGGCTTCGACTTCTGA